TGGTCTCGATCTTCAGGGTGACGAAGTTTCGCCCCGGGCAGGTGACGATGACGCGGGCGGCGGTGATCTTCGGCATGGGACGCTTTCGTTGACCCGACGGCAAAATCGGATGGTAGCGGTATCGATCTAAATCAGGCGCGCCGGTTGTCAACCCATTGGTCTGACCAATGATGTCTTAGTGTCTCGACCTTTGCTCAAGGTAGCGGTATCACAAGATCAAGACCGTCGCGCCCCCTCGCGTCGAACGGCATGATGTCGCCAGGGAGAAAACATGCGTCTTGCGTCCTTCGTGCGGGGGCTGTGGCTTGCGGCCGGCCTGATCTCGGCGACCCTGAGCGCCTCCGTGGCCCGGGCCGAGGACGGCTATGACCTGTGGCTGCGCTATCGGCCGCTGCCGACGGCGCAACGACCCGCGGCCCGCGCCATCGCGCCCGTCGCCGACACCCCGACGCTGAAGGTCGCCCGCGCCGAACTGCAGCGCGGACTGGACGGCCTGATCGGCTCGGCGCCGGCCGCCGATGCGCCTTCGATCCTGCTGGGCACGCCCAAGAGCTCGCCCGCCGTGACGGCCCTGAACCTGCCGCTGAAGGGCGCGGGCGACGAGGGCTACCTGATTAGAACGCTCCAAAATTCAAAGGGGGGCAAGACCACCGTGATCGCCGCCAACAGCGACGTCGGCGTGCTGTACGGCGTCTTCGCCTATCTTCGCCTGGTCCAGACGGGGCAGGGCGTCGACGCGCTCGACATCCTGTCGGCCCCCAAGATCAATCACCGCCTGCTGAACCACTGGGACAACCTGGATGGCCACGTGGAGCGCGGCTATGCCGGCGCCTCGCTGTGGGACTGGTGGAAGCTGCCCGACTACACCGACCCCCGCTACGTCGACTACGCCCGCGCCAACGCCTCGATCGGCGTCAACGGCACGGTTCTGAACAACGTCAACGCCAAGGCCGACAGCCTGACCGCGCCCTATATCGCCAAGGCCGCGGCCCTGGCCGACGTGTTCCGGCCCTACGGCATCAAGGTCTATCTGTCGGCCCGCTGGTCCGCTCCGATCGAGATCGGCGGCCTGAAGACCGCCGACCCGCTGGACCCGGCGGTGAAGGCGTTCTGGAAGGCCAAGGCCGACGAGATCTACAAGGCGATTCCCGACTTCGGCGGCTTCCTGGTGAAGGCCAATTCCGAGGGCCAGCCAGGCCCGCAGGACTATGGCCGCACCCATGTCGACGGGGCCAACATGTTGGCCGACGCGGTGGGACCACACGGCGGGATCGTGATGTGGCGGGCCTTCGTCTATTCGCACGAGCAGCCGGACGACCGCGCCAAGCAGGGCTACAGCGAATTCAAGCCGTTCGACGGTCAGTTCCGCGACAACGTCATCGTCCAGGTCAAGAACGGGGCGATCGACTTCCAGCCGCGCGAGCCGTTCCACCCGCTGTTCGGGGCCATGCCCAAGACCAACCTGGGCATGGAGTTCCAGATCACCAAGGAATACCTCGGCTTCGCCACCCACCTCGTCTACCTCGGTCCGCTCTACGAAGAGACCCTGAAATCGGACACCTACGCGCACGGTCCGGGTTCGACCGTGGCCAAGGTGGTGGACGGCACGCTGGATGCGCGCCCCCTGACCCTGATGGCCGGCGTCGCCAATATCGGCCGTGACCGCAACTGGTCGGGCTCGCAGTTCGACCAGGCCAACTGGTACATGTTCGGCCGCCTGGCCTGGGATCCGGAAGCCTCGACCAAGGACATCGCCGCCGACTGGGCCAGGATGACCTTCTCGACCGATCCACGTTTCGTCGCCCCGACCGTGGCGATGATGATGGGCTCGCGCGAGGCGGCGGTCGACTACATGACCCCGCTGGGCCTGCACCACCAGATGGGCCGCAGCCATCACTACGGTCCCGGTCCCTGGGTGACCGGCGGGCCGCGCGCCGACTGGACGAGCGTCTACTACGCCAAGGCCGGCAAGGACGGGATCGGCTTTGACCGCACGGCCACCGGGAGCAACGCCACGGCCCAGTACGCGCCCGTCGTGGCCAAGCGCTTCTCGGACCTGAAGACGATCGACGAGAAGGACCTGCTGTGGTTCCACCACCTGCCGTGGACCTACAAGCTGAAGTCTGGCCAGACCCTGTGGGACGGCCTGGTGACCCACTATTCGCACGGCGTCGCCACGGTGGACGGCATGGGCAAGACCTGGGCGGGCCTGGCGCCCTATGTCGATCCCGAGCGCCACGCCCAGGTGGCCGATTTCCTGGCCATCCAGCGCAACGAGGCCCAGTGGTGGCGCGACGCCTCGATCGCCTATTTCCAGACCTTCTCGGGCCTGCCCCTGCCGGCCGGCGAAGCGCCCCCGGCCCATTCGCTGGACTACTACGAGGGCCTGAACTTCCCGTATGCGCCGGGCGGAGGCTGATGGCGGATCAGGAGAGCCGGTCCCGGAACTCGGTGTAGTCGAACTGGCGGACCAGGCTCAGCGCATCGGTGTTGCTGTTCCACAGGGCGATGGCGGGCAGGGGCACGCCATTGAAGGTGTTGGTCTTGACCATCGAATAGTGGGCCTGGTCGAGGAAGGCGATGCGCGTACCCGCCGCCGGGACGGATGCGAAGACGTAGTCGCCGATGATGTCGCCGGCCAGGCACGACGGGCCGCCGATCCGGACGGCGACGCCTTCTGAACGCTCGTCCAGCATCGCGGGGCGGTAGGGGGCCTCGATCACATCGGGCATGTGGCAGGTGGCC
The window above is part of the Caulobacter soli genome. Proteins encoded here:
- a CDS encoding alpha-glucuronidase family glycosyl hydrolase; this translates as MRGLWLAAGLISATLSASVARAEDGYDLWLRYRPLPTAQRPAARAIAPVADTPTLKVARAELQRGLDGLIGSAPAADAPSILLGTPKSSPAVTALNLPLKGAGDEGYLIRTLQNSKGGKTTVIAANSDVGVLYGVFAYLRLVQTGQGVDALDILSAPKINHRLLNHWDNLDGHVERGYAGASLWDWWKLPDYTDPRYVDYARANASIGVNGTVLNNVNAKADSLTAPYIAKAAALADVFRPYGIKVYLSARWSAPIEIGGLKTADPLDPAVKAFWKAKADEIYKAIPDFGGFLVKANSEGQPGPQDYGRTHVDGANMLADAVGPHGGIVMWRAFVYSHEQPDDRAKQGYSEFKPFDGQFRDNVIVQVKNGAIDFQPREPFHPLFGAMPKTNLGMEFQITKEYLGFATHLVYLGPLYEETLKSDTYAHGPGSTVAKVVDGTLDARPLTLMAGVANIGRDRNWSGSQFDQANWYMFGRLAWDPEASTKDIAADWARMTFSTDPRFVAPTVAMMMGSREAAVDYMTPLGLHHQMGRSHHYGPGPWVTGGPRADWTSVYYAKAGKDGIGFDRTATGSNATAQYAPVVAKRFSDLKTIDEKDLLWFHHLPWTYKLKSGQTLWDGLVTHYSHGVATVDGMGKTWAGLAPYVDPERHAQVADFLAIQRNEAQWWRDASIAYFQTFSGLPLPAGEAPPAHSLDYYEGLNFPYAPGGG